In Manis javanica isolate MJ-LG chromosome 18, MJ_LKY, whole genome shotgun sequence, the following proteins share a genomic window:
- the MESP1 gene encoding mesoderm posterior protein 1, giving the protein MAQPLRPPLSGSWSLPTGWGPARPPPPSDGDFGGSPASSPDSWGSAAPGSPAPSPGRPRAYAAPRARRAGRRGGRLGSGQRQSASEREKLRMRTLARALHELRRFLPPSVAPAGQSLTKIETLRLAIRYIGHLSAVLGLSEESLQRRRRRRGEAALPRGCPLCPDGGPAQAQTQARCSGPGSAASGAACWGSPPACPGALPASGQRDPPVLHDEAACPGGRAMELGRSSPPFPGDVLALLETWMPLSPLEWPPA; this is encoded by the exons ATGGCCCAGCCCCTACGCCCGCCGCTCTCCGGGTCCTGGAGCCTCCCCACGGGCTGGGGTCCGGCCCGGCCGCCGCCGCCCTCCGACGGCGACTTCGGCGGCTCCCCCGCCTCGTCTCCGGATTCCTGGGGCAGCGCCGCGCCCGGCAGCCCCGCGCCGAGCCCCGGGCGGCCCCGCGCGTACGCGGCCCCTCGCGCCCGGCGGGCGGGGAGGCGCGGCGGCCGCCTGGGCAGCGGGCAGCGGCAGAGCGCCAGCGAGCGCGAGAAGCTGCGCATGCGCACGCTCGCCCGCGCCCTGCACGAGCTGCGCCGCTTCCTGCCGCCGTCCGTGGCGCCCGCCGGCCAGAGCCTGACCAAGATCGAGACGCTGCGCCTGGCCATCCGCTACATCGGCCACCTGTCGGCCGTGCTGGGCCTCAGCGAGGAGAGCCTGCAGCGCCGGCGTCGGCGACGCGGCGAGGCGGCGCTCCCCCGGGGCTGCCCGCTCTGCCCCGACGGCGGCCCCGCGCAGGCGCAGACGCAGGCGCGCTGCTCCGGCCCGGGCTCGGCGGCCAGCGGCGCGGCGTGCTGGGGGTCCCCGCCCGCCTGCCCCGGAGCCCTGCCGGCGTCCGGGCAGCGCGACCCGCCGGTGCTTCACGACGAGGCGGCGTGCCCGGGAGGGCGGGCGATGGAGCTGGGCCGCTCGTCTCCG CCCTTTCCCGGCGACGTGCTGGCCCTGCTGGAGACCTGGATGCCCCTCTCGCCCCTGGAGTGGCCACCGGCCTGA